A stretch of Pirellulales bacterium DNA encodes these proteins:
- a CDS encoding Rrf2 family transcriptional regulator, which produces MKLSRTVGYALQSVMQLADAEPNTPIPCNRIASDGKMPERFLLQILRNLVTHRILQSTRGVDGGYALRRSLSEISLLEVIEAVDGPLEPQHSFATGLSDETLRHLSTVLQQVTTTLRQQLDGIKLSQLCAGRACQT; this is translated from the coding sequence ATGAAATTGTCTCGCACCGTTGGTTACGCCCTGCAATCTGTGATGCAATTGGCCGATGCCGAGCCAAACACGCCCATTCCGTGCAACCGAATCGCCAGCGACGGCAAGATGCCGGAGCGATTTTTGTTGCAGATCCTGCGTAATTTGGTGACTCACCGGATTCTCCAATCAACGCGTGGCGTCGATGGTGGCTATGCGCTGAGACGCTCGCTGAGCGAGATCTCGCTGCTGGAAGTCATCGAAGCCGTAGACGGCCCGCTTGAACCGCAGCATTCGTTTGCCACAGGCCTGTCCGACGAAACATTGCGGCATCTTTCCACGGTCCTGCAACAAGTGACCACAACGTTGCGGCAGCAACTCGACGGCATCAAGCTTTCGCAATTGTGCGCGGGCAGGGCGTGCCAGACCTGA
- a CDS encoding signal peptidase II, with translation MCSVPKWRWALFFGLAFGGCAVDLASKHWIFAKLGMPSGNRIVIVPPDIFCLETSLNEGALFGIGQGMAFVFAGLAVVAAIAITCWILIGSAGKDTWLTFALGCIVAGILGNLYDRLGLHGLIWPPSDQRAGQSAYAVRDWLHFQLRSINFDWAVFNIADSLLVVGAIMLFWHTVWREPRAMAAKQTTKTAPPSR, from the coding sequence ATGTGTTCGGTCCCCAAATGGCGATGGGCCTTGTTTTTTGGTCTCGCATTTGGCGGCTGCGCCGTCGATTTGGCGAGTAAACATTGGATCTTTGCCAAGCTCGGGATGCCGAGCGGCAATCGGATCGTCATCGTTCCGCCGGATATCTTCTGCTTGGAAACCAGCCTCAACGAAGGAGCACTGTTTGGAATCGGTCAAGGTATGGCGTTTGTTTTTGCCGGGTTGGCAGTCGTTGCAGCTATTGCAATTACGTGTTGGATCCTCATCGGAAGCGCTGGAAAGGACACTTGGCTGACCTTTGCCCTGGGGTGCATTGTCGCGGGAATCCTCGGCAATCTCTATGACCGACTTGGATTGCACGGCTTGATATGGCCACCCAGCGACCAACGAGCGGGCCAATCGGCGTATGCCGTTCGCGATTGGCTCCATTTCCAGCTTCGCTCGATTAACTTCGATTGGGCCGTATTCAATATTGCCGATAGCCTGCTTGTCGTCGGAGCCATCATGCTCTTTTGGCACACGGTTTGGCGAGAACCACGGGCGATGGCCGCCAAACAGACTACCAAAACCGCACCGCCCAGCCGGTAG
- a CDS encoding TraR/DksA C4-type zinc finger protein, giving the protein MKKTEAKAYKTVLLALRARLRGDVTQLADAALKKNGDGNGDISSMPIHMADLGSDNFEQEFTLSLMENEEATLDAVEASLERIDAGTYGDCEECGAKIPKTRLQAIPYTPFCVKCASAMESRR; this is encoded by the coding sequence ATGAAGAAGACCGAGGCGAAGGCATATAAAACAGTTTTGCTGGCTCTTCGAGCCAGGCTCCGGGGAGATGTTACGCAACTGGCCGATGCGGCCCTCAAGAAAAACGGCGATGGGAACGGCGATATTTCCAGCATGCCGATCCATATGGCCGACTTGGGCAGCGACAATTTCGAACAAGAATTCACGCTCAGCTTGATGGAAAATGAGGAAGCCACGCTCGATGCCGTCGAGGCATCGCTGGAGCGGATTGACGCGGGAACCTACGGCGACTGCGAGGAATGTGGGGCCAAAATTCCCAAAACTCGTCTGCAAGCCATCCCGTATACGCCTTTTTGTGTAAAGTGCGCTTCGGCGATGGAAAGTCGCCGATAA
- a CDS encoding TolC family protein: MSHVESLPPAIEGDELSLGENGELTLPWLVGEVQARNPSLQAMAAAWRAAAQRYPQVVALDDPMFTSTLAPASFNSPTAEGAYALEFAQKFPWFGKRAARGRTAQAEADVAYQNIADARLRLSEAAQIAFFDYYLVQRELELNKWNTDIMRQFRESAQSKYRANQVTQQDILQADVELTRLERRELELQRRNAVAIARINTLLHRPPCAALCPPPAQLLPPPVSTDVCSLQQLAAQQRPDLAAIAAEIRAQEAAVDLASKEYFPDTEVFGRYDTFWQPASTQGDLRGQVGVRMNVPLYRERRHAAVREASYRLSQKQLEYDQKNLDVQYEVQDAYAQFIESQRSLRLYSDKFVPITEQNVAAARSNYDVGKLNFLDLATAQRQLIEVREQHQEALAAYFRRIAELERVIGGPLPTEQIEEIAVPKLQTDVPG; this comes from the coding sequence GTGTCCCACGTTGAATCGCTGCCGCCAGCTATTGAGGGAGATGAACTGTCGTTGGGCGAAAATGGCGAGCTGACGTTGCCATGGCTCGTGGGCGAAGTTCAGGCGCGAAACCCATCGCTTCAGGCCATGGCTGCTGCATGGCGTGCAGCCGCACAGCGCTACCCGCAAGTGGTTGCGCTGGACGATCCGATGTTCACCAGCACCTTAGCGCCCGCATCATTTAATTCACCAACCGCCGAAGGCGCATATGCGCTGGAGTTTGCCCAGAAGTTTCCCTGGTTCGGAAAACGCGCCGCCCGCGGTCGCACTGCCCAGGCGGAAGCAGATGTCGCTTATCAAAATATCGCAGACGCACGACTTAGGCTTTCGGAAGCAGCACAAATCGCATTCTTCGATTATTATCTTGTCCAACGAGAATTAGAACTTAACAAGTGGAACACCGACATTATGCGCCAATTCCGTGAATCGGCGCAATCGAAGTATCGAGCGAACCAAGTCACGCAGCAAGATATTTTGCAGGCCGATGTCGAGCTAACAAGATTGGAACGACGAGAATTGGAGTTGCAACGCCGAAATGCAGTTGCCATCGCTCGAATTAACACGCTTCTTCATCGGCCACCCTGCGCCGCCCTCTGTCCTCCGCCAGCGCAGCTATTACCCCCACCGGTGTCAACCGATGTTTGCTCGCTGCAGCAGTTGGCTGCTCAACAACGGCCCGATCTGGCGGCGATCGCGGCCGAAATTCGTGCTCAAGAAGCTGCCGTCGATCTTGCCAGCAAAGAATATTTTCCCGATACGGAAGTATTTGGCCGATACGACACGTTTTGGCAACCCGCCAGTACCCAAGGCGACTTGCGTGGCCAGGTCGGCGTGCGGATGAATGTGCCACTGTACCGTGAGCGTCGTCATGCTGCTGTCCGGGAAGCATCTTATCGACTCAGTCAGAAGCAGCTTGAGTACGATCAGAAGAACTTGGACGTTCAGTACGAAGTCCAAGACGCCTATGCGCAATTTATCGAAAGCCAGCGGTCGCTTCGTCTGTACAGCGACAAATTTGTGCCGATCACGGAACAGAATGTGGCCGCAGCCAGATCGAACTACGATGTCGGCAAGCTCAATTTTTTGGATTTAGCGACCGCGCAGCGACAGTTGATCGAAGTGCGGGAACAGCATCAAGAAGCCCTCGCCGCGTATTTTCGAAGGATCGCTGAATTGGAGCGGGTAATCGGCGGGCCACTTCCAACAGAACAGATTGAAGAGATCGCAGTGCCAAAATTGCAAACCGATGTACCGGGCTAA
- a CDS encoding efflux RND transporter periplasmic adaptor subunit — translation MKNEDEVKWQDEGGLRAPPELTGWRKAWWWFDFIILVKLARLRFIAILVVIGIVITQWDTLSAYYEKWTRSSDSASAASKDVEYFCPMHPSIIRDNSKEKCPICFMPLSKRKKGSGKPETLPAGVVNRVQLSPYRVVLAGVRTYDVGYLPLSKQINAVGFVEFDERSQRTVSARVAGRIDKLYVNQTGQMVKAGDDLALLYSPELFATAQTLIDAKQRGNQEFIENTRSRLKLLGIDDQQLGEILKSQKADSHQRIRSPVDGHVITKYVREGQYVEEGTPLYDVADLSKVWIQAQIYEDDLKFLPNNFQHGSPSTDASPLTVTATTRAFPNEPFTGTLAFVYPHVDEETRTVTVRFELANPEFKLRPGGTATVTLNVSPNDLPALQSDDQERARELAEGKVLAVPEGSVIDTGSQRIVYRQDTPGVYEGVLVSLGPRMTATEGGAFYPVLSGLNAGEKVVTSGSFLVDAETRLNPAAGSIYFGGSSGSKSSGSSVTTVVPSTPENPVDNVNSGLAKLSTEDRKLAEAQKWCPVLAGSALGSMGAPVKLEIEGVPVFICCNHCKQKALANPQETLKKVEELKRTGLKTNETAESTKEAIIEAELAKLPADVRALVEAQKFCAEAPTSRLGSMGPPLTIMVEGQPVFLCCEGCKEIALAKPKESLAKAIELRNATQTEIQERTAPKTNESADSTKEAEIEAELAKLPADVRALVEAQKYCAEAPTSRLGSMGPPLTIMVEGQPVFLCCEGCKEIALAKPKESLAKAIELRNATQKENQK, via the coding sequence ATGAAAAACGAAGACGAAGTGAAGTGGCAGGATGAAGGCGGATTGCGCGCCCCGCCGGAACTCACGGGATGGCGAAAAGCTTGGTGGTGGTTCGACTTCATTATTTTGGTCAAACTCGCGCGACTCAGATTCATCGCCATTCTGGTTGTGATCGGAATTGTCATCACGCAATGGGATACGTTGTCGGCCTACTACGAGAAGTGGACGCGGTCGTCCGACTCGGCTTCGGCCGCCAGTAAAGATGTGGAGTATTTCTGCCCCATGCACCCCTCCATTATCCGCGACAATTCCAAAGAAAAATGCCCCATCTGCTTCATGCCGCTTTCAAAGCGCAAGAAAGGCAGCGGCAAGCCCGAAACGCTGCCGGCCGGTGTTGTCAATCGGGTGCAACTTTCACCCTATCGCGTCGTCCTCGCGGGGGTGCGGACCTACGATGTCGGTTATCTGCCGCTTTCCAAGCAAATCAACGCAGTAGGTTTTGTTGAGTTCGACGAGCGGAGCCAGCGCACAGTTTCTGCCAGAGTCGCAGGGCGGATTGATAAGTTATATGTCAATCAGACCGGGCAAATGGTCAAGGCCGGCGACGACCTGGCACTGCTCTATAGCCCGGAACTGTTTGCCACGGCCCAAACGCTCATTGACGCCAAACAGCGCGGAAATCAAGAATTTATTGAAAATACGCGTTCGCGGTTGAAGCTGCTGGGAATCGACGACCAACAATTAGGCGAAATTCTGAAGTCTCAAAAGGCAGATTCACATCAGCGAATTCGCTCTCCGGTCGATGGTCACGTCATTACGAAGTATGTCCGAGAGGGTCAGTATGTCGAGGAAGGCACGCCGCTTTATGATGTCGCTGACCTATCCAAAGTCTGGATTCAGGCTCAGATCTACGAAGATGATCTAAAGTTTCTACCGAACAATTTCCAACACGGCTCGCCGTCGACGGATGCTTCGCCGCTGACGGTCACTGCGACGACGCGCGCGTTTCCCAATGAACCCTTCACCGGAACACTAGCCTTTGTCTATCCGCATGTCGACGAAGAAACTCGCACCGTCACCGTGCGTTTTGAACTGGCGAATCCTGAATTCAAACTACGTCCCGGCGGTACTGCAACAGTGACGCTGAACGTATCGCCCAACGATTTGCCGGCGCTGCAATCTGATGATCAAGAGCGCGCCAGGGAGTTGGCGGAAGGAAAGGTACTGGCCGTGCCGGAAGGTTCGGTCATCGACACGGGCAGTCAACGTATCGTTTATCGACAGGATACGCCCGGAGTGTACGAAGGCGTACTCGTGTCGTTGGGACCACGAATGACTGCAACCGAAGGTGGAGCATTCTATCCAGTCCTCTCAGGATTAAACGCTGGCGAGAAAGTTGTGACCAGCGGTTCCTTCCTCGTGGACGCGGAAACACGCCTCAATCCTGCTGCCGGCTCCATCTATTTCGGAGGCAGCAGCGGTTCGAAATCTTCGGGCTCGTCCGTGACGACGGTGGTTCCTTCGACGCCGGAGAATCCCGTAGACAACGTTAATTCGGGTCTCGCGAAGCTATCTACTGAGGATCGAAAACTCGCCGAAGCGCAAAAGTGGTGCCCCGTGCTGGCTGGCAGCGCTCTCGGATCAATGGGCGCGCCGGTGAAATTGGAAATCGAGGGTGTGCCAGTGTTCATTTGTTGCAACCATTGTAAGCAGAAGGCGCTGGCCAACCCGCAAGAAACCTTGAAGAAAGTCGAAGAACTGAAACGCACCGGCCTAAAAACCAATGAAACGGCCGAGTCAACCAAAGAAGCCATCATTGAGGCGGAATTGGCAAAATTGCCCGCCGACGTTCGCGCGCTGGTGGAGGCGCAGAAGTTTTGCGCTGAGGCGCCCACGAGCCGGTTGGGCTCGATGGGACCGCCGCTCACCATCATGGTCGAAGGACAGCCAGTTTTCTTGTGCTGTGAAGGTTGCAAGGAAATTGCTCTCGCCAAACCCAAGGAATCGCTCGCAAAGGCCATCGAACTGAGAAACGCAACTCAAACAGAGATTCAAGAACGTACTGCGCCCAAGACCAATGAATCAGCCGATTCGACTAAAGAAGCCGAAATCGAGGCGGAACTGGCGAAATTGCCCGCCGACGTTCGCGCGCTGGTGGAGGCGCAGAAGTATTGCGCTGAGGCACCCACGAGTCGGCTGGGCTCGATGGGCCCGCCGCTCACCATCATGGTTGAAGGTCAGCCGGTTTTTTTGTGCTGTGAAGGTTGCAAGGAAATTGCATTGGCCAAACCCAAGGAATCGCTCGCAAAGGCCATCGAACTCAGAAACGCAACTCAAAAGGAGAATCAAAAATGA